The sequence ATCAGGACTGTGGTTCCATTTTTAAAGAGCAAGCGAAACCATGCATTTCACCCTTTGTTTTGAAGCTCACTTGAACTCAGCTTTCATAGAGAAGCTTGAGAGTTTTGAACAATCACCACTATGCCATCAATGAGAAAGCCACATACTATCCTTACTTGTATGCACATCAGTGCATGTAACCAACAGTTTTGGTGCTTAAACAATGCCCATAACTATCTCACCAAGCTCAGTTTTGCCTGTTATGCACAAAAATCGCACTTGCATTTTGAATTGGTGTACCATATAATGTTCACCATACACTAGAACTGGTCTAGAAAGTTCAGTAGAAGGCCAAATCCTAGAAACATAAACTGCTGAAGATTATGAGCAAAAATGTCCATAGAGGCTAGAATTACCAAGTGTTAACCTCTGTACGCAACTCTATAAAGCCCAACACTTGGTTCTGCAGCAGTTACTTTGCTACAGATCAGAGTCTTGTCACGTCCAGTACTGTGCATGTGACATATCACAGAGAACATCCTCACTCAGTATTGGAGAGTGCTGATATCCAGATACAATAATTAATTTATTCAGCCTCTGATGACTGAGTTACATGTCTGATTGTCCTCAGACCAAACACATCAAGAcaaactttatttaaataattcaggTTTCTAGTCATCTATACCCTTAGACTCTGCAGTCACATCAGCATGCATCCATACTCATTCCTAGAAACTTCTACGGCCAAAACCCAAAAACTTCTCAAACTTCAAAAGGCTGCTATTAAACATGGCCAAGAGCACTTTGTGTCCTCTGACAAGGCAGTTTTGTCTCTGAAGTAATTTCTGATGAGGGACAAATATGTAACTAATTAATTTCCTGTAATGCAATATAATCTAATTGATTAGAATCTAtatttgaatttaattttcacAACCTTTTTGCTGACTATACACACAAAGCTACTGTTAGCAGAAATCCAAGCAAGCAGTACCTAACACTGAGTATAAAAGTTACTGAAAATTAATCTTAAGTCTAAAAATACTTGTCATATCTCCTAAAATAAAAGCGTGTCTATCAACATGCAAATTTCATATCAGTTTTGTTTTCCAACATTCCTTGACAAGgttaaaaaattatgttaaagATGTCAAGTTTCCTAGATTTTTGAACTGAACGAAAACAGCTTTAGCATTTTTCAGGAgttggaaaatgaagaaatgctACTTTTATCTCTTAAGTGAGTCTTGccaatttacttttaaaatgttcactGCTGAAATATTCAAAGCCGAAAGATGCAAGTCCTAAACTGATGAAGGGATAGTGATGAAATGCTTACTTAAGCTAACAAAACTACAACATCCTGGAAAAGACATGCACTCTTTCACTCTGTGGGGTTTTGCTAAATTGGTCACCTACCCTGCAATAGAAAGCTATAGTACAGCTTCAATATAGTGTATACACAAATTTGCCAATATAATTGAATAGGGGAATCTATATTAAAGATGCAATGAAAAAATCTGCACATACTTTTGCAAGCAGCCTTGTTCAGATGCAACTTACATGCTCTGCTAGTAGGAAAAGTATAAACCAGGGAAATTGGTTTCCTTTAATGCAGTTCTGCTGTGTCTAAGACAGACTGTTTCAAATGACATATAGTCAAATGGTTCCAGACTATGGAATTTTTCTACCCCACTGCCAACTTTGTGCAAGCAAACTTTGCTTTGAAGTTCTGTGGacagaatatttcatttattCCCTAGCCTCATTTTTTCCTGCACATATGCAAGTAATTTTCAACACAATATTAAAGCTGCAATAattgaaaactaaacaaaacaaaagccaaccccagaaaaaaaacccttatcaaAACTCACACTTCAGGACATAAATTGATTTTGTCAAAGAATCTAGAAGTGAGCTTCACCATAACTCTAATATACACAAACTCCACAAAAGAATATatcatatttaattattttttaagttcttaTTTGGGCATTTCATTCATCAAGCTTAGTGAGTCAGAGCCGTATCTCCTAAAGGCAATTTAGGTATCTAGATTATTTAGCAGAataacattactttttttccccccaacagtAAGCTATTTGGAGAACAGCTTATTTGCAATTAAATACATGTTTGAATTTTTAATAGTATGTAAAGCTACTGAATGAAGTTTTTATTCTCTGAAgctacagaataatttatttcaagtgTTGGAGCAATTGTATTTTGACATTGTCTGCGAAATGAAGAATACTTCACACATCAATCCACATTCCTCCACAAAATTCTATGGTTCATGTCTAGTTTTTAAGTAAGCCTGCCCACAAAACAAAGATGTTTAGGAACTTTTTCACAATGACTCGGAAACATTAGTTTCATTATTAGCCTATTTCCTCCTCTGAATGCATCTTGTGGTTCCCTGCTGCAACTCTCCATGCTTTGATAGCCCTGTACAATGCTGCTTGAACTCCATGCCACAAGGCAACACTGTAAAGAAGCTGAAAGCAAAGAGAACACTGAAAGAGAATCATCCTGACTGAAAGAGTGAAACTGCCAAAAACAGAAGTCTGTAACCACTTTTCATGAAGGGATGTAATCTGTGACATTTGATGGGGGCATACACTAAGACTTGTGCCGTTCAACATATTTGAAATGTGCTCTATAGAATATTAGCAACAAACCTAACATTTATTGGCATAAAGTTATTCAGGAgagtcaaaataaaaaatgaacagcaTAGCAACACTGATGAGACTTACACCTAGTGACTAAGGAACAAAATGACAGATGAAGTTAAAAAAGTGAAATGACACAAATGGAAGAGGGAAGAGACAGAGAGACATCAGTATTCAGACACAATGATATGCTCCAAATTAACCACCATCACTCAAGAAAGACTGCAGAGGGAGTGCGGATTGTTTCTTAAAAGTGAGGTCCAtcctcacaaaaataaaatagtaataactGTCAGTAAGGACATCAGAACACAAAATTCATCTATATGCCATCACATAAACTCATTGTGCAACCAGACTGTGAATACTGCATGAAGATCTGATCATTTGAGCTCAAAAACAGATTTATAAAcgattaaaaaaccaaaatgaagcaGTAGAAGAGAGACACACAGTGTCTCTATAGGAGAGGACACCAAGTGTTAGGACTTCCTGTCTTGGAAATACCAAGAGGGAGATGTGGTAAAGGTTTATTAAAACCCACCAAAAGCACCAGTGATTAATTATTTGCTAAGACCCAATAAAGTAATCAGATGGTAGCTTGGTGAgcttcttggttttattttcctgggGTTTTATTGGGCTGGGTGtgttgttcatttaaaaaaaaataagaggcaCTTTCTGCTAATTATAGAACGCTGTGGAGCTAGAGATACCTATGTATTAAAGATAAATTCACCGACAGCAGATAAAAGATTAGTTATCACATAACATTAAATGATGCCATTTACAGTTCAAACCAAGTgcctaaatgtttttttcagttggtttggttttggtttttttctaaactgcTGGAAGCTGGAAAGGTGTATGAATGGAACAATCCATCCAGAGTTATCATATCAAAGAAAAGAACATAACAAGCATCTGATAGTTTGAGGTAGGATAATGAActacatttttcttcctgctgacCCAATATAATGGATCTTATATCTATCAAAATATTTAACACAAAACACAATTCAAACCCACCATGCTATGGAAACAAGCCAAgcaaaattctctttaaaaaaaaaaaaacaacctgtctAGTATAGTAAGATCTGTTAATAACTACAAGATAATCGAGAGTATTAGTTTGGATTACAAAGGTGTTAATATCTATGTATTGCAGCTGGAGAACAACTGAACGGCTCTAGGCATCAACAGTTCAAGACAATCTTTACAGTTAacttttctcccctcttccctaCCTTTGAAGCTCAAAGTATGTTACTCTTCGCATCAAAGCATACACATAACACAAATCATGAGAGTTGGGACAGCACATTAAATATATGCATCTTTACCAAGGCCAGTTACACACCTGCTATATCAGCAATTAGCACTTTTCTGAATTCTGAAAATTTTACTATGCTGTTTCTAAAGCTTTTAAGCTCATAGTAAATATGCTATCTTACCTCATTCAATGCACACATGCGAGCAATAGAACCTATGTTGTTGGTGATGGTGACCAAAGTAGCTCTGGCCAAGTCCTCTTTACTGATGGAATCCCTCTTTTCTTTACTCATCATATGACCAAAGCTGTGTGGGGAAGATTATTCCTTTTAATACAAGTTATTTAGGAGTGCTAAAAGCCCTTAGAAATTCCATCATTTAATAAGCTTTGCTTGGATTTGATATCCATTGATTTGAGACAGATTTGAAATGGGAAAAGGGATCTCattggaaagacagaaaaatgagcaAATACTTCTTCTAAAATAACCACAATTTAAATGGAAGCAAACTACATCAAGCATTGCttatatctgtttaaaaaaaccccaagaagtaGGTGAGAGATAAGAATTAACCACATGATACATTCAGAGTGACATTTCCACATGGACATAGTGCACAGTCCAGGGATTCCACACTCCACACTCAGTTTAGCATAAACAGTAAGTTTCCCAATGAACTCCTTAATACCAACTCAATTAACACATACCTTGAGGCTACAGCAGACCCTTGAAGGCCAAACCGCTCATAGTCTCCTCCATAAATATCTTTCACCAGCTTATCCACATTGGTGCTGTCTCCTTTCGCAGCCATTTCGAGTGCTTCTTCAAATGTCTCACAGCCAGTCAGCAGACAGCACAGGCCCAGGAATGTTCCTCCTCCAAGACTAGAAAAGCACAGTTTCCTCAGCCCAGCAGCTTGAATCAGCTTTTACCACTGCTCTTTAGACTGCTGTTTGCAACATGGTCTATGTGGCTACCAACTGTATCTTGCAACTCCTCCCTCAGAGAAGTGAAGACAGACACCCTAAATTGAGTTTCTGTTTAACACAAATGTCATCCAGCATGGCTTTAACTGAACTACTCTTAAGTCCTTaatatttaaataggaaaaatgaGGCTAAATAAAGGGGTAGCTGAAAGGTCCAATCCAATACCACTGATGTCAATTTGCTATTTGTAGAACTCGAGCAAGTTTTCCTTGTGCAAGAATAATTAGCCAACAGATCACGTAAAGAATAAACAGCGATCAAAGCTAAATATCTATGCAGGGGCAGGCAGCCAAGACAGATCTGGTCCCCCTAGCCAGCGGCAGGAAGCAGTCTGGTAGGTTGCTGTTCAAAGCAAGGCTAGCATCAGCCCCAAATGTCTCAACCCTCCAAAGAACTCCGAGCAAGAAGCAGACAGTTTAATACCTTGCAAAGGCTCAAGTACAATATTTACTGACTGTATAAATTTAGCAGGGTGTATTTGATTGTGCGTAACAGGTTGCTAactcatttaattaaaattctacTTTGGACTCTTCAGTCTTAACAGACATGAACTTCAACTTACTAACTTCTACATCCTTCCTCATTCTTTCTTAACCCTTGAGGAAGTTAGCTTATTTGCACTAATTGCAGTCACACTGACTGGAGCCACTGTAAACAAGAGGATCAGTGAGACACCGCACTTGCACTTCACAAAAAAGCACAGGTCAGATAGGAACACCATTCAGTCAGTGCTCTTGGATAAGCAGGCAAGTTTTTCAGAACACATCTAGTAGCACTGTAATAATATATTCAGTATCTGAACAGCAGGAAACTCTGCACACCAACCACAAGACTATTGATTTCCTCATCTATAACAAGTCAGCAACCCACTGCAGtcatgtttttcctttcatagTGGAAAGGATCAGAAGCACATCTACAGATGCCAAAAGGGCTACGCTTGAAAAACAACCAGAATTGCAAGAAAATACACATGCAATACCTCATCCATTCAACTTCTGTTCGTCTGTACTGTATACAGAAAAATGCCTCATGGCTACCATTATGGCAAAGATATGCCCTAGGTGAGGCAACAGAAGACACATATGCAGTCATGTGCAGTATACAGGAGAAACTTTATTAATAGGTACCATGCACTGAAGAACAGAATGCAGCTTTGGAAGGGACTATAGAAAATCCAAAAAGCTTCTCTGGCTGTTgttttggaagggttttttttaggcttctgttttggtggtttgtttggttttgtttttaagattacAAGACTACTACAAATGAAGTATATCAATGTAGTTTGCAGGTATGAGGAAAAAGTGGGATAGATTTATTGGTATTTTTACTACTTGTCTGGATGGACACATTTGTAACTAAAGTGGTTGACTATAAGTAAGGATTGTTGCCACATGTACAGAGTAAACTTAAACATGCCTCAGGCTGGTTTTTGGCcttgagaaaaaaattctgcatcCACACTACTGCATTCTGGAATTCCTAAACAGAGCATTCACACTTAAGTCTCTTACTGAACACAGGCCAGAGACCATTTCAACTCAGCTGCACCCTACAAATAATTTCTAGTCTTTACATGCTGGCATTCCATAATTTACCAGCACAGTCCAAAGACTAGtgcaatcaggaaaaaaaccaagagaTCTAGTGAGACTCCTCTGCGAAAATCCAGCAGGTAATTCTATAAAGTTTTCCTACATCCTGGACACATCCTAACACCTAAGCAAGAGATTTTTGTTTagcacaaacatttttatttcactgctctGGCTGTTCTGGGGCATCAAAACAGGGGAGAGAAGATTCATTTACTGGCACAACTTTATTTTGGTAATTCACAGCAAGAGACAGGAAGTAGGCAAGAACACCAAGGAGAGACTAAGACAGCACTAAAGTTGAATGAATCAATGATTTTCCTGATGTAGACCCCATCTCTGAAGGAATTCTAGGATATTTCAAGCATTGCTACTGGTggactttttaaaagaaacaggaagacaaGCACAATTTGGGGCTGCATGTGCTAGTCGCACTGTCTGGTTCTATCCGTTCAGTTactaaggagaaaagaaaatagaattaaaagAACATGGAATTAAATTTACCTGGATCCTGTGACTCTCTTATAGTTGTCCTTAGAATACACAGCTAGTATGCTGACCCCTGAGCCTATGTTAACCAGCAGCATAGGATATGGATTATCAAGGCAGTAAGGCTTTTTCTGGCACTGTCCAGGATCTGTAGGATTTTCAAAATAATAGCACTCTGGTTGGCCATTGAAACCAACAGAATCAACGTAAAGGAGGCCCTGGATCAAACAGTCCAATTCATCCAATTTATGGAGTTGCAGATCAGCAATCTGGAAAAGaacaataagaaattaataaatatttcctaGTATAATACAACACTGAGAAGGACAAAAGGCTCCACTGAAGCACTTTGATCACTTCAATAGTAACACATTATGCTATTTAAACAGTACAAAGATCTGTCTAAACATGAAgtccaaaataaaaatagttttgtatCCACCTGACAATGGGTACCTCCCAAAACAATGATATGCAGTAATGTCTTTTAGTTCCTCTGCCTTTAAGATGCTTCCTGCTCGCAGAGCAGGGAATATTTCCCCCCCTCTCAATATTCTGAAGCAGTAAATTTCTCTTCCCTCATCCTCATCCCAAGAGGAGCTGTGTTCTGAAGCTTTTGGACAGTATCTGACACATGCCTGCACAGCAGCATTCCTCAGGATGCAAAGTGTTTTAACACATCATTTAACTATATTTCCCAGCAATTTGATGAAATATTCAATAGAAGCATTAAGATCAAGAATCTTCAGTTAAAAACAAGATAATTAACGCCTTACAAAGTGCACATGCTTATGttaatatacattaaaaatgcaGTGGATTATGCTTTACTGGTGacatatactaaaaaaaaaaaatctttaatctgagaaaacaatttctttaaatTATGATGAGCACTTTAAAATGCCATGTGAAAAATAGGGTATTCACAATGTTTGgtgaaaaacaatataaaaaacccaaacaaaaaatactgtcaGTCCCACGCCCCCTGCaaaatgttcataaaaatataactgttacagaaggcaggaaaaaattTTAAGAGCTTAAAAAGGACATCTCCTCTGAGATCTCACAGGTCACCCATGACTGTACTTAAACAGGCATGTCTACTTGTCATAGCATTCTGTTTACTAGAATTAGAAATCACATCCCTTTCTTGAAATAGGATACAGTGACGATTTGTAGAAAGTCTCCTTTCCAGATGACATTGAGCTTAATTAAGAGTTGTGttagggagaggagagggagaaaaatagtAAAGTTGACTATCCAAACCTTGAGGTTATTTGCATCCTCACACCTGCAAAGTAGGTCTTACCTAACTCCACCTTCtagcagaaaaagcaacagagTATTAGTAACAAAAGGAAGTTATACAACACAGAGCTGGTTCTCAAACATTTGCATATCACAGGATGTTTTTATAACAGCTAATGGAGAAGATTTACAAGGCTAACTACCTCCTATTTTTAATTCTGGAAGCTATATTAAGCCACTATAAAGAGAATACATTTCTGTGGAACAGACCTGGTCAATAGGTTACATTCTTTTGAGCTATTTAAATACCTCCCCTTAAGTTTGTTCTTTACTTGTGCATAGCTCTGACTTGCCTTAACTGAAAGCTATTCTACTCTTTGGGTCTGCCCTTTCGTTGGATTTGCTACTCCTCAAGTCCTGGAACCATAGAAAGgaagtaagattaaaaaaacccaaaccaggaGTCTCAGAGACCTCAATAAAGATCCAGTTATTCACAGGATAATAGAGACAGGTGGAGATAGTTTCTTCTTGTTTCAGGAATTCCTCCAGTAACTTCTGCAATCccttcctatttttttcttcGTTAACATATGGCTACACAAATTACAATTACACAAA comes from Athene noctua chromosome 5, bAthNoc1.hap1.1, whole genome shotgun sequence and encodes:
- the PANK1 gene encoding pantothenate kinase 1 isoform X3, with product MDIGGTLVKLVYFEPKDITAEEEQEEVENLKSIRKYLTSNTAYGKTGIRDVHLELKNLTMCGRKGNLHFIRFPSCAMHRFIQMGSEKNFSSLHTTLCATGGGAYKFEEDFRTIADLQLHKLDELDCLIQGLLYVDSVGFNGQPECYYFENPTDPGQCQKKPYCLDNPYPMLLVNIGSGVSILAVYSKDNYKRVTGSSLGGGTFLGLCCLLTGCETFEEALEMAAKGDSTNVDKLVKDIYGGDYERFGLQGSAVASSFGHMMSKEKRDSISKEDLARATLVTITNNIGSIARMCALNERIDKVVFVGNFLRINMISMKVLAYAMDYWSKGQLKALFLEHEGYFGAVGALLELLKMTDDQ